One stretch of Lysinibacter cavernae DNA includes these proteins:
- a CDS encoding pyruvate dehydrogenase gives MTDIQVRPVTEATIEAIARRVLWLSTAMIDHANKHRPNPGGVKVGGHQASSASIVSIMTELWLEQLSADDRVSVKPHASPVLHALNYLLGSLDREALTTLRSFGGLQSYPSRSKDPDPVDYSTGSVGIGATAPIWGAIARRYVADHGSSPGTGRQYSLVGDAELDEGAVWEAIGERTVSELGEVVWIIDFNRQSLDRVVPDTNTSRLQAMFAAAGWQVIEAKYGRTLTSLFERKGGESLRNRIDTMPNAEYQRLLRSPAEEVVDRLLAGGQASNRDDLAAFLDRTLTELTAAELLAALRDLGGHDINTLRDSFATIDDHRPTALFAYTLKGWGLASEGHPQNHSALISETQLAELRERCNIGDDPFPSFRDADPTAPRLAGPDEDGCAAACAAAARRLRRHEAVASPGFAPPLDLGWSPTGIATTQAALGRTLMDLSRRAPEIASSIVTVSPDVSSSTNLGGWVNKVGVWSPSARHDWFSDDPETILHWREHSAGQHLELGIAEVNLVGALGELGATWSRWGHPLIPIGVLYDPFIARALEPWTFGVYAGGQSILVGTPSGVTLSAEGGAHQSIITPSIGLEQPGVLSYEPAFAIDLEWMLLECIRRIGSPSGTASYLRLSTRPIDQALAALPSDSDQRELRRRLVIAGAYPLRRAVARAERHVNIAVVGAVTPEALEAAERLDALGISCDVLCITNPGLVFDAVQARGGVQPDAASSTGNTAEGEWMLRTVFGVDDQSPLVTVLDGHPHTLAFLSGIHRTRGVHLGVRSFGQSGDLESVYAHHGIDASAITRAALSLT, from the coding sequence ATGACTGATATCCAGGTTCGCCCCGTCACCGAGGCAACGATCGAGGCCATCGCAAGGCGGGTGCTCTGGCTCTCCACCGCAATGATCGACCATGCGAATAAGCACCGGCCGAATCCGGGAGGCGTCAAGGTCGGCGGGCACCAAGCATCCAGTGCCTCAATCGTGAGCATCATGACGGAGCTCTGGCTAGAGCAGCTCTCGGCAGATGACCGCGTCTCGGTGAAGCCGCATGCCTCTCCTGTGCTCCATGCGCTGAACTATCTCCTCGGTTCGCTCGACCGCGAGGCCCTCACCACCCTCAGATCGTTTGGGGGTCTCCAAAGTTACCCGAGTCGAAGCAAAGATCCAGACCCGGTCGACTATTCAACGGGGTCAGTTGGCATCGGGGCCACCGCCCCGATCTGGGGAGCAATCGCCCGTCGCTACGTCGCGGATCACGGCTCAAGCCCAGGAACCGGCCGCCAATACTCGCTGGTCGGAGACGCAGAGCTCGACGAAGGCGCCGTGTGGGAGGCAATTGGGGAACGCACCGTCTCAGAACTCGGTGAGGTGGTGTGGATCATCGATTTTAATCGTCAATCGCTCGACCGGGTTGTCCCTGATACCAACACCTCTCGTTTGCAGGCGATGTTTGCAGCCGCCGGTTGGCAGGTCATCGAGGCAAAGTACGGGCGCACTCTCACCTCCTTATTCGAGCGGAAAGGTGGGGAGTCGCTCCGCAACCGAATCGATACGATGCCAAACGCCGAGTACCAGCGACTTCTGCGCAGCCCAGCAGAAGAGGTTGTTGATCGGTTGCTTGCCGGCGGGCAGGCAAGCAACAGGGATGACCTCGCTGCGTTTCTCGATCGCACGCTGACTGAGCTCACCGCAGCTGAGCTCCTGGCGGCGCTGAGGGACCTTGGTGGCCATGACATCAACACCCTCCGCGACTCCTTTGCCACGATTGATGACCACAGGCCAACCGCGCTTTTTGCCTACACGCTGAAGGGATGGGGGCTCGCAAGCGAAGGCCACCCTCAGAACCACTCAGCCCTCATTAGCGAGACCCAGCTTGCCGAGCTTCGCGAACGCTGCAACATTGGCGATGATCCGTTCCCCTCATTTCGGGACGCAGACCCCACCGCTCCTCGATTGGCCGGGCCAGACGAGGATGGCTGCGCAGCGGCATGTGCAGCGGCGGCGAGACGGCTCCGACGACACGAGGCTGTTGCCTCACCCGGCTTTGCTCCGCCACTCGATCTTGGCTGGTCGCCAACGGGTATCGCAACCACGCAGGCTGCGCTCGGACGCACCCTCATGGACCTCAGCCGCCGCGCCCCAGAAATCGCCAGCAGCATCGTGACCGTCAGCCCAGATGTGAGCTCAAGCACCAACCTCGGAGGCTGGGTCAACAAAGTTGGTGTCTGGTCGCCGTCGGCTCGGCACGACTGGTTTAGCGACGACCCAGAAACGATTCTGCACTGGCGTGAGCACAGCGCCGGGCAGCACCTGGAGCTTGGCATCGCCGAGGTAAACCTTGTTGGTGCCCTCGGCGAGCTCGGGGCCACGTGGAGCAGGTGGGGCCATCCGCTCATCCCTATCGGCGTGCTCTACGACCCGTTCATCGCACGAGCCCTCGAGCCGTGGACGTTTGGGGTGTATGCCGGGGGTCAATCGATCTTGGTTGGCACCCCATCCGGGGTCACGCTCAGCGCAGAAGGCGGCGCGCATCAGTCAATCATCACGCCATCCATTGGGCTCGAACAACCGGGAGTGTTGAGCTACGAACCTGCGTTTGCGATCGATCTCGAGTGGATGCTCCTCGAATGCATCCGTCGCATCGGTTCTCCATCGGGCACGGCAAGCTACCTCAGGCTCTCCACTCGTCCAATTGACCAGGCGTTGGCCGCGCTTCCGTCCGATTCTGATCAACGAGAACTTCGACGGAGGCTCGTGATTGCTGGGGCCTATCCCCTTCGGCGAGCCGTTGCTCGGGCCGAACGCCACGTTAACATCGCCGTCGTCGGGGCGGTCACTCCCGAGGCCCTTGAAGCGGCAGAACGGTTGGATGCCCTCGGCATTTCATGTGACGTGCTGTGCATCACGAACCCGGGGCTCGTATTCGATGCGGTACAAGCCCGTGGCGGCGTGCAGCCGGATGCGGCGTCGTCAACTGGCAACACGGCAGAAGGCGAGTGGATGCTGCGCACCGTGTTTGGCGTCGACGACCAGTCGCCCCTTGTCACGGTACTCGACGGCCACCCGCACACGCTCGCGTTCCTGAGCGGCATTCACCGCACACGAGGTGTGCACCTCGGGGTGCGCAGCTTTGGGCAGTCAGGCGACCTCGAGAGCGTCTACGCCCATCACGGCATCGATGCCTCTGCCATTACACGGGCGGCGCTTTCCCTCACCTAG
- a CDS encoding adenosine deaminase, whose product MTTEPQKHQLASGIFAEDLPKISLHDHLDGGLRPETIVELAAKIGYELPAADAQGLKDWFTSSANSGSLVDYLKTFDVTCAVMQNEEGLTRVAREFVQDLAADGVIYGEIRWAPEQHLSNGLSLDEVVVAVQAGLDQGVEDAAAEGRSIRVGQLITAMRHADRAQEIAELAVRHRDNGVVGFDIAGAELGFPPANHAGAFRYLAENFFPATIHAGEADGLDSIRGALVDGHALRLGHGVRLAEDITIDSQDDQNTYVMVGRLAQWVKDRGIALELSPSSNLQTGAISAWGDSLADHPFDLFYQLGFNVTVNPDNRLMSGTTVSRELSLLADEFSYDLDDLEQFQLNAASVTFLPLEDRVELALAIEDGFEALRAAHSVR is encoded by the coding sequence ATGACAACCGAACCACAGAAGCACCAGCTTGCCAGCGGCATCTTCGCCGAAGACCTCCCCAAGATCTCCCTTCACGATCACCTCGACGGCGGCCTGCGCCCAGAGACCATCGTTGAACTCGCAGCCAAGATCGGCTACGAACTGCCAGCCGCAGACGCGCAGGGCCTCAAGGACTGGTTCACGTCGAGCGCAAACTCAGGCTCGCTTGTTGACTACCTCAAGACGTTTGATGTGACGTGCGCTGTCATGCAAAACGAAGAAGGCCTGACCCGTGTTGCGCGCGAATTTGTGCAGGACCTCGCGGCCGACGGCGTCATCTACGGCGAGATTCGCTGGGCTCCTGAGCAGCACCTGTCGAACGGCCTGAGCCTCGACGAGGTTGTTGTGGCCGTCCAGGCCGGGCTCGATCAGGGCGTTGAGGATGCCGCGGCCGAGGGACGGAGCATCCGTGTTGGCCAGCTCATTACCGCAATGCGCCACGCAGACCGTGCCCAAGAAATTGCCGAACTCGCGGTTCGCCACCGGGACAACGGTGTTGTTGGTTTTGACATCGCTGGCGCCGAGCTCGGCTTTCCGCCCGCCAACCACGCCGGTGCATTCCGCTACCTCGCCGAAAACTTCTTCCCTGCAACCATCCACGCTGGTGAGGCCGATGGGCTCGACTCGATTCGTGGTGCCCTCGTTGACGGTCACGCGCTGCGACTTGGCCACGGTGTTCGCCTCGCGGAGGACATCACGATCGACTCGCAGGATGACCAGAACACCTACGTGATGGTCGGGCGCCTCGCCCAGTGGGTGAAGGACCGCGGAATAGCTCTTGAGCTGTCGCCCTCGTCGAACCTGCAGACCGGCGCGATCTCGGCGTGGGGTGACTCGCTTGCCGATCACCCGTTTGACCTCTTTTATCAGCTGGGATTCAACGTCACCGTCAACCCCGACAACCGGCTCATGAGCGGCACCACCGTTAGCCGCGAGCTGAGTCTGCTAGCCGACGAGTTCTCATACGACCTTGATGACCTTGAGCAGTTCCAGCTCAATGCCGCTTCCGTCACATTCTTGCCGCTCGAAGATCGCGTCGAGCTTGCGCTGGCGATCGAGGACGGCTTTGAGGCGCTGAGGGCCGCTCACTCGGTCCGCTAG
- a CDS encoding glycine betaine ABC transporter substrate-binding protein has translation MKNTRLTTTLATAAVAGLLLAGCSAGDEGDNSKSLKIAVFNGWDEGIAASELWAAILEEKGYDVSLEYADVAPVFSGLSSKDYDVTLDSWLPTIHSAYLEEYKDSIVDLGPWNTEATLTMAVNADSPITSLTELADHADEFGNRIVSIEPGASMIDTIQYDVIPGYGLDDMDFITSSTPAMLTELSTALKNNENIVVTLWQPHWAYAEFDIRNLDDPDGLLGETEAIHSVARVGLDTDKPEVYEWLSNFEMDAQLLHSLENAMFNSGEKIDDYRPIVEQWITENQDYVDGLTA, from the coding sequence ATGAAGAACACACGACTCACCACAACGCTTGCAACCGCCGCCGTTGCAGGCCTGTTGCTTGCCGGATGCTCGGCAGGCGACGAGGGCGACAACAGCAAATCCCTGAAGATTGCCGTGTTTAACGGCTGGGACGAGGGCATTGCCGCTTCGGAGCTGTGGGCCGCAATCCTTGAGGAAAAGGGCTACGACGTCTCGCTCGAATACGCCGATGTTGCACCCGTCTTTTCTGGCCTCTCAAGCAAAGACTATGACGTCACGCTCGACTCCTGGCTGCCAACCATCCACTCTGCCTACCTCGAAGAATACAAAGACTCGATTGTTGACCTCGGCCCGTGGAACACCGAAGCGACACTTACGATGGCCGTGAACGCTGACTCGCCGATCACCTCGCTGACCGAGCTTGCCGACCACGCCGACGAGTTTGGCAACCGGATCGTCAGCATTGAGCCGGGCGCGAGCATGATTGACACCATCCAATACGACGTCATCCCCGGGTATGGGCTCGACGATATGGACTTCATTACCTCGTCAACGCCGGCGATGCTGACGGAGCTCTCGACCGCACTCAAGAACAACGAAAACATCGTCGTGACACTGTGGCAGCCGCACTGGGCATACGCAGAGTTCGACATCCGTAACCTCGACGACCCCGACGGCCTGCTCGGCGAGACGGAGGCCATCCACTCGGTTGCCAGGGTCGGCCTCGACACGGATAAGCCCGAGGTTTACGAATGGCTGAGCAACTTTGAGATGGACGCACAGCTGCTGCATTCGCTCGAAAACGCCATGTTCAACAGCGGCGAGAAAATTGACGACTACCGCCCGATCGTCGAACAGTGGATTACTGAGAACCAGGATTACGTAGACGGTCTCACCGCATAG
- a CDS encoding glycine betaine ABC transporter substrate-binding protein: MKKPLLKFLAVGAVAALALTGCSSDGGDASASDKKITIAVFNGWDEGIAASELWAAILDEKGYDVELEYADVAPVYSGLSSKDYDVVLDTWLPSTHADYIEEYGDDLVDLGYWNDEAKLTIAVNEDAPIKSLDELADNADTFNNTITGIEPGAGLTRITQDDVIPGYGLDKMDYLTSSTAAMLTELRSAEKNNEDIVVTLWKPHWAYDEFKIRDLEDPKGLLGGSEKLHSFSRIGFADDQPEVNEWFTNFTMSSDLLFSLENAMFSGDKVDDYRPIVTKWISENQEYVDSLTK, from the coding sequence TTGAAGAAACCCCTGTTGAAGTTTTTGGCGGTGGGCGCAGTTGCTGCCCTCGCCCTCACAGGATGCTCGTCAGACGGCGGCGACGCCTCCGCCTCAGACAAGAAGATCACGATTGCCGTGTTCAACGGTTGGGACGAAGGTATCGCCGCGTCCGAGCTGTGGGCCGCCATCCTCGACGAAAAGGGCTACGACGTCGAGCTCGAGTATGCAGACGTGGCCCCCGTTTACTCAGGCCTGTCAAGCAAGGACTACGACGTAGTGCTCGACACCTGGCTGCCATCAACCCACGCAGATTACATCGAGGAATACGGCGATGACCTCGTTGACCTCGGCTACTGGAATGACGAAGCTAAGCTCACCATTGCGGTAAACGAAGACGCGCCAATTAAGTCACTGGATGAGCTGGCGGACAACGCCGATACGTTCAACAACACCATCACTGGCATTGAGCCGGGCGCAGGGCTGACGCGCATCACGCAAGACGACGTCATCCCCGGCTACGGCCTCGACAAGATGGACTACCTCACCTCCTCAACCGCTGCGATGCTCACCGAGCTTCGTTCGGCAGAGAAGAACAACGAGGATATCGTCGTGACCCTCTGGAAGCCGCACTGGGCCTATGACGAGTTCAAGATCCGTGACCTCGAAGACCCGAAGGGCCTGCTCGGCGGCTCTGAGAAGTTGCACTCCTTCTCGCGCATCGGATTTGCCGACGACCAGCCAGAGGTGAACGAATGGTTCACGAACTTCACCATGAGTTCAGACCTGCTGTTCTCGCTTGAGAACGCGATGTTCAGCGGAGACAAGGTCGACGACTATCGTCCGATCGTGACGAAGTGGATTTCTGAGAACCAGGAATACGTGGACTCACTCACGAAGTAA
- a CDS encoding ABC transporter permease has protein sequence MNVVALIAANDSFRLPFGQWAEVAIDWITDTFGAFFMLLRTVFKGMYEGVDWLLVTPPFWVVIIVLAAIAWYVSGWKLAVGSLIGLLIIVGLNQWANAMDTLALVLVASLLAVLISIPLGIWAARSNRASKIIRPILDFMQTMPAFVYLIPALILFRVGVVPGIVATIIFAMAPGVRLTELGIRGVDREVVEAGKAFGSSPSRILRQIQLPLAMPSIMAGINQVIMLSLSMVVIAGMVGAGGLGLQVVQSLNRIDVALGFEAGISVVILAIFLDRVTASLGKRFGAVTRS, from the coding sequence ATGAATGTTGTTGCACTGATTGCCGCTAACGACAGTTTCCGTTTGCCATTTGGGCAGTGGGCTGAAGTAGCCATCGACTGGATTACCGACACCTTCGGCGCGTTTTTTATGCTGCTGCGTACCGTGTTCAAGGGTATGTACGAAGGTGTTGACTGGCTGCTCGTGACGCCCCCGTTCTGGGTCGTCATCATTGTCCTTGCCGCCATCGCCTGGTACGTTTCTGGCTGGAAGCTCGCGGTTGGGAGCCTGATTGGGCTTTTGATCATTGTGGGCCTCAACCAGTGGGCAAACGCCATGGACACGCTCGCGCTTGTGCTTGTTGCAAGCCTGCTCGCCGTGCTCATCAGCATCCCGCTGGGAATCTGGGCGGCCAGGTCAAACCGGGCATCAAAGATCATCAGGCCCATCCTCGACTTTATGCAGACCATGCCGGCCTTTGTGTACCTCATCCCAGCCCTGATTTTGTTCCGGGTAGGCGTGGTTCCAGGAATCGTTGCAACGATCATCTTCGCGATGGCACCAGGCGTTCGACTGACCGAGCTTGGCATCCGTGGTGTCGACCGCGAAGTTGTCGAGGCAGGAAAGGCGTTTGGGTCGTCGCCAAGCCGAATCCTTCGTCAGATCCAGCTGCCGCTCGCGATGCCAAGCATCATGGCAGGTATCAACCAGGTGATCATGCTGTCGCTTTCGATGGTTGTGATCGCTGGCATGGTTGGTGCAGGTGGACTCGGGCTCCAGGTGGTTCAGAGCCTCAACCGAATTGATGTTGCCCTCGGCTTTGAGGCCGGAATCTCCGTGGTGATCCTCGCGATCTTCCTCGACAGGGTCACCGCCTCGCTCGGCAAACGGTTTGGCGCCGTAACCAGGAGCTAA
- a CDS encoding betaine/proline/choline family ABC transporter ATP-binding protein — MNETIAVKAEHLYKVFGKKPKEAARRISEGATRDEVEAFGTAAVIDASFEVKQGEIFVVMGLSGSGKSTLIRMLNGLLEPTSGTVTVAGTNITAVSAAELRRVRQKSVSMVFQHFALLPHRTVLENAAYGLEVQGVPKAKREAQAQRIVELVGLSGWEQKLPSELSGGMQQRVGIARALTAETDVLLMDEAFSALDPLIRREMQEQLVELQAELGKTIIFITHDLNEAMFLGDRIAVMRDGRIVQVGTPEEILTDPANDYVAQFVQDVDRTRVLTASSVMEPAYAEVALTSGPRNALRKMRDLQTSAVFVVGRGRQYLGVVRDRDVMRQVKNGESDLSVILRKPQGVSPDAPLVDLVEPSIESGLPLAVISETGKLLGTIPKITLLAALGNVPLTTQSIPIIDTPTTLTQRAMSDALSGTDPESSSSTTTASTTDDQGGQR; from the coding sequence GTGAACGAAACTATTGCCGTGAAAGCCGAGCACCTCTACAAGGTGTTTGGCAAAAAACCAAAAGAAGCAGCGCGTCGCATCAGCGAAGGCGCGACCAGGGACGAAGTCGAAGCGTTTGGGACCGCCGCCGTCATTGACGCGTCGTTTGAGGTCAAACAGGGTGAGATCTTTGTGGTGATGGGGCTTTCTGGCTCCGGAAAATCCACGCTCATCCGGATGCTGAACGGTCTGCTTGAGCCAACCTCCGGCACGGTCACGGTTGCCGGAACCAACATCACCGCCGTCTCGGCCGCTGAGCTTCGCCGCGTTCGGCAGAAAAGCGTATCGATGGTGTTTCAACATTTTGCGCTCCTCCCGCACCGCACGGTGCTTGAGAATGCCGCGTACGGGCTCGAAGTTCAGGGCGTGCCAAAGGCAAAGCGTGAGGCTCAGGCCCAGCGCATCGTTGAACTCGTTGGGCTCTCCGGGTGGGAGCAAAAGCTTCCGAGCGAGCTCTCTGGCGGAATGCAACAGCGCGTCGGAATTGCCCGCGCGCTCACGGCAGAAACAGATGTTCTCCTGATGGATGAGGCGTTCTCGGCCCTCGACCCGCTCATCCGCCGCGAAATGCAAGAGCAACTGGTCGAGCTCCAAGCCGAGCTTGGCAAAACCATCATCTTTATCACCCACGACCTCAACGAAGCCATGTTCCTCGGTGACCGCATCGCGGTTATGCGCGACGGACGCATCGTGCAGGTGGGAACCCCCGAAGAGATTCTGACCGACCCGGCAAACGACTACGTTGCGCAGTTTGTGCAGGATGTTGACCGGACCCGTGTGCTCACGGCCTCAAGCGTCATGGAGCCGGCATACGCAGAGGTTGCCCTCACTTCCGGCCCCCGGAACGCACTTCGTAAGATGCGCGACCTGCAGACCTCGGCAGTGTTTGTGGTTGGACGTGGGCGTCAGTATCTCGGAGTCGTTCGCGACCGTGACGTTATGCGTCAGGTGAAGAACGGCGAGAGCGACCTGAGCGTGATCCTTCGCAAGCCGCAGGGAGTCTCGCCGGATGCGCCGCTCGTTGACCTTGTTGAGCCCTCGATCGAGAGTGGCCTCCCGCTCGCCGTGATCAGCGAAACCGGCAAACTGCTGGGCACAATCCCAAAGATCACCCTGCTGGCGGCGCTCGGAAACGTGCCGCTCACGACGCAGAGCATCCCCATTATCGACACGCCAACAACGCTCACGCAGCGCGCGATGTCTGACGCGCTCTCTGGCACTGACCCGGAGTCCTCCAGCTCAACGACCACCGCGTCGACCACTGATGACCAGGGAGGCCAGCGATGA
- a CDS encoding AraC family transcriptional regulator: MTMARRSLLEQARSENGIRTMRLEGAEGAAHLESTGMNHVDESSTFDLVSRSIQVGYYVVRDTLMTPARMDGPAHLDGPEPRIFFTFVVSGAISIRQSGRTRRVGVGEACILFEADRYTISVLERSRFISVGVPARAADSRGVVADTKLKLLPSQQLLVASARAFFLGLFRPQAFPLQPVEQIRATRAIDSLLLSLLASAQESTDHSRSKSAVERSVITNFISTHFTSSELSTSTVAAHYGMSTRSLQRLFSEVNQSVSENIQQRRLEHAVAILLDDRFVELSVEGVALRSGFAGSDQLRRAIAQEMDTTPTELRQKAMRRESIT, encoded by the coding sequence ATGACGATGGCACGACGCTCGCTCTTGGAACAAGCGAGAAGCGAAAACGGCATCCGCACGATGCGCCTCGAGGGGGCGGAAGGTGCAGCTCATCTTGAGTCGACCGGGATGAATCATGTTGACGAATCGTCAACCTTTGATCTGGTCAGCCGGAGCATCCAAGTTGGCTACTACGTTGTGCGGGACACCCTGATGACCCCCGCGCGGATGGACGGCCCCGCACACCTCGATGGGCCGGAGCCGAGGATCTTCTTCACGTTTGTGGTGTCTGGTGCAATCTCGATTCGTCAGTCGGGACGCACCCGTCGAGTTGGCGTTGGTGAGGCCTGCATCTTGTTTGAAGCCGACCGCTACACGATCTCGGTGCTTGAGCGCTCGCGGTTCATCTCTGTTGGGGTTCCGGCACGGGCGGCTGACTCGCGCGGGGTTGTTGCCGATACAAAATTGAAGTTGTTGCCTTCTCAGCAGCTGCTTGTTGCCTCGGCGCGTGCGTTCTTTCTTGGGCTTTTCAGGCCTCAAGCATTCCCGCTTCAGCCAGTGGAACAGATTCGTGCTACTCGGGCAATCGATTCGTTGCTGCTTTCGCTGCTTGCGTCTGCGCAGGAATCGACGGATCACTCACGAAGCAAATCCGCCGTTGAGCGGTCGGTGATTACCAATTTCATTTCAACGCATTTTACGTCGTCAGAGTTGAGCACGAGCACGGTAGCCGCTCACTATGGCATGTCGACCAGGTCGTTGCAGCGGCTGTTTTCTGAGGTGAACCAGAGCGTGAGCGAAAATATCCAGCAGCGGCGCCTTGAGCATGCCGTCGCGATTTTGCTTGACGATCGCTTCGTTGAGCTGAGTGTCGAGGGCGTCGCGCTTCGTTCTGGGTTTGCCGGTTCTGATCAGCTTCGGCGAGCGATTGCCCAGGAAATGGATACAACACCGACAGAGCTTCGACAGAAAGCAATGCGACGGGAATCAATAACGTAG
- a CDS encoding thymidine phosphorylase has translation MVEPFDVVDLIRQKRDGGALPTAEINWLIDAFTRGYVVPEQMSALAMAIYLNGMNRSEIRDLTLAMIASGTTMSFAGLGKPTVDKHSTGGVGDKITLPLMPLVASFGVAVPQLSGRGLGHTGGTLDKLESIPGWRADLTRDEIAAQLREVGGVVCAAGAELAPADKRLYALRDITGTVESIPLIASSIMSKKIAEGTDSLVLDVKFGSGAFLTDINRSRELAETMVALGSDAGVRTSAFLTNMNVPLGRAIGNANEVRESVEVLAGGGPSDVVELTLTLAAEMLRLAGQPDADVAEALVDGRAMDVWRRSIRGQGGDPDAALPVARESHTVRAASSGYVTEMDALQLGVAAWRLGAGRARPTDLVQHAAGIDLQVKPGDAVVIGQPLFTLSGNDQDRFDRALEAASGAVAIGNERPKREALVAERILASTV, from the coding sequence ATGGTTGAACCGTTTGATGTTGTTGACCTCATTCGCCAGAAGCGAGACGGGGGAGCGCTGCCAACTGCAGAAATCAATTGGCTGATAGACGCCTTTACTCGCGGCTATGTAGTACCTGAACAAATGTCGGCACTCGCGATGGCCATCTACCTGAACGGGATGAACCGCAGCGAGATCAGAGACCTCACGCTCGCGATGATCGCGAGCGGCACAACCATGAGCTTTGCCGGTCTTGGCAAACCAACCGTCGATAAGCATTCGACGGGAGGCGTTGGCGACAAGATCACGCTTCCGCTCATGCCACTCGTTGCGTCATTTGGTGTTGCGGTGCCGCAGCTTTCGGGGCGCGGCCTCGGTCATACTGGCGGAACCCTCGACAAGCTGGAGAGCATTCCAGGGTGGAGGGCCGACCTGACCCGCGATGAGATCGCTGCGCAACTGCGGGAGGTTGGCGGAGTGGTGTGCGCGGCAGGTGCAGAGCTCGCGCCGGCGGATAAGCGGCTTTACGCCCTGCGAGACATCACGGGCACCGTCGAGTCAATTCCGCTCATCGCCTCGTCCATCATGAGCAAAAAGATCGCAGAGGGGACCGACTCGTTGGTGCTTGACGTGAAGTTTGGCTCTGGGGCATTTCTGACCGACATCAACAGGTCGAGGGAGCTTGCCGAGACCATGGTGGCCCTCGGCAGCGACGCGGGGGTTCGCACGAGTGCGTTTCTCACCAATATGAACGTGCCGCTTGGTCGAGCGATCGGCAACGCAAACGAAGTTCGGGAATCCGTCGAGGTGCTTGCCGGGGGTGGGCCATCGGATGTTGTGGAACTGACGCTGACGCTTGCCGCCGAAATGCTGAGGCTTGCTGGCCAGCCGGATGCCGATGTGGCTGAGGCGCTCGTTGATGGCCGAGCTATGGATGTGTGGAGGCGGAGCATCCGCGGGCAAGGCGGGGATCCGGATGCGGCTCTGCCAGTGGCTCGCGAATCCCACACCGTGCGGGCAGCGTCGAGCGGTTACGTTACCGAGATGGATGCCCTCCAACTTGGCGTTGCCGCCTGGCGGCTTGGAGCGGGGCGGGCGCGGCCAACGGATCTGGTGCAGCACGCTGCCGGTATCGATCTCCAGGTGAAGCCCGGCGACGCTGTTGTGATCGGGCAACCGCTGTTTACCCTCAGCGGGAATGATCAGGACCGCTTCGACCGTGCGCTCGAAGCGGCATCCGGTGCCGTTGCGATAGGGAACGAGCGACCCAAACGTGAGGCACTCGTTGCAGAGCGAATCCTTGCCTCGACGGTCTGA
- a CDS encoding cytidine deaminase, translating into MSEASEQSSVDDQTWAALLAAATEAMRLAYAPYSSFPVGAAALVDDGRIVSGCNVENASYGVTLCAECSLISQLTMSGGGLLVAFVCVDAAGDILMPCGRCRQLLSEHAAGGMLLSTVSGLRTIDEVLPDAFGPRNLADTTAQQ; encoded by the coding sequence ATGTCCGAGGCATCCGAACAATCGAGTGTGGACGATCAGACCTGGGCAGCCCTCCTTGCCGCCGCAACCGAGGCAATGCGGCTTGCCTACGCCCCGTACTCCTCGTTTCCTGTTGGGGCCGCGGCGCTCGTTGACGATGGGCGGATCGTCTCCGGTTGCAACGTCGAGAACGCGAGCTACGGTGTCACCCTGTGCGCCGAATGCTCGCTCATTTCCCAGCTCACGATGAGTGGCGGCGGCCTGTTGGTCGCGTTTGTCTGTGTTGATGCCGCTGGCGACATACTCATGCCGTGTGGACGCTGTCGACAGTTGTTAAGCGAGCACGCCGCAGGCGGGATGCTCCTGAGCACCGTCTCTGGCCTTCGCACTATCGACGAGGTCCTGCCCGATGCGTTCGGCCCGAGGAACCTTGCCGATACAACCGCACAGCAGTAG